The following DNA comes from Nitrosarchaeum sp..
TTACAAATCCACCATTTGGTTCAAGTGGTGCTGGTAGTGAATCTGGAAGAGCTGATTTTCTATATCAAACTACCAACAAACAACTGAATTTTGTTCAACATGTTATGACCATTTTAAAACCTGGTGGTCAATGTGCTATGATAGTTCCAGATAATGTATTGTTTGATAGTTCAGGTGAAGGAATTAGACAAAATCTCCTGAAACAATGTGACTTACATACAATTCTAAGACTACCTGATGGAACTTTTGTTCCTTATGCAAATGCCAAAGCAAATGTTCTTTTTTTTATAAAAGGTAGACAAACAAAGCAAACTTGGATTTATGATCTAAGAACAAACATTCCAAATATTAGAAAAGGAAATCAATTATCAGAAAAATTATTTTCTGATTTTGAAAAATGCTATCTTCAAAAACCACGAAATAAAACTGAAAGATTCAAATCATTTTCATATGATGATTTACTAAAAAAGGACAAAACATCTTTAGATATTTTTTGCTTAAAAGATGAGTCACTAGCAAACACAAAAAATCTATTATCTCCACAAGAAATTGCAGAAGATATTAGAGATGATCTTAAAACTGCACTTAATCTAGTTAATGAGTTGATAACAAATATTGAAAAAAAATAATCTACCTGATGGTTGGATACAAACAGACATCGGTTCAATCTGTCTTGATTCACAATATGGTTGGACTACAAGCGCAAATGAAACAGGCAAAATAAAATTTCTAAGAACAACTGATATAACATCTGGCTCAATTAATTGGAAAACTGTACCATATTGTAAAAATAATCCCGATGATTTAGAAAAATATTTACTAAAAGATGGAGATATAGTTATTTCAAGAGCTGGTTCAGTAGGAGTTAGTTATCTTGTTGAGTCTCCACCAAAAGCTGTTTTTGCCTCTTATCTAATTCGATTTAAACCATTGATTAATCCAAAATTTTTTAGTTATTTTTTACAAAGTAATCAATATTGGGATTCTATTTCTGAAAAAAAAGCAGGAATTGCATTACAAAATGTTAATGCCACAAAGTTGAAACAAATATTATTTCCATTAGCACCGTTAAATGAACAAAAAAGGATTGTTACAAAAATTGAAGTATTATTCTCAAAGATTGATTCCGTTACAATATTGTTGAATAAAATAAAACTACAATTAAGACGATATGAAGAATCTCTTCTAAATTCTGCATTTGAAGGTACATTAACATCAAATTGGAGAAAAAATAATCCTAATCTTAAATCATCTTTTGATTTGATTAATGAAATTCAGGTAATGAGAAATAAGCAATTTGAATTTGAAAAAGATAAAAATAAACAAAATAAATTGAAAAAAACTTCCCAAATTTACATACTTGGTAAACATTCGCAAATCAATTCTTGGATGAATGTTAAATTAGAAAATTTAGTCTATATTGCAGGTAGAATTGGCTGGAGAGGTCTAAAAGCTGATGAATATACAACAAAAGGACCTTTATTTTTATCGGCTTATAATTTGACAGATGGAGGGCTTGTTGATTTTAATCAAGTAAATCATATTTCAAAGGAACGATATGATGAAAGTCCAGAAATACAATTACAAAATAATGATATTTTATTGATCAAGGATGGTTCAGGCATAGGAAAAATCTCAATAGTGAAAAATCTTACTCAACAAGCTACAGTTAATTCATCATTATTAGTTATTCGAAGCAATGAAGCATTTATTCCAGAATTTCTTTTTTATTTTCTTTATGGACCTAAATTACAAAACATAGTTAAAGAAAGAATTACTGGAAGTGCAATACCTCATCTTTTCCAAAGAGACATTAAACAATTTCAACTTTCCTTACCTCCTTTAGAAGAACAGCAAATGATAGTCAAAATAATTGAAAATAGTTTAACTAATATTCGAAAAACAGAAGAACATATTTCAAATGAATTATTAAAAATTCGGGGATTAAAAATGTCTATTCTTAAACAAGCATTTGAAGGTAAACTTATTCCTCAAGATTCAAATGATGAATCTGCTAATGTATTATTGGAAAAAATAAAGAAGAAGCAAAATATGATTAAAAATTAAGTAGTTAACTCAACAAATTTTTCAAACGATGAATCTTTTTGCATTAGAAAACTTTTGAGCTTGGAATAGGTCTCTTCAATTTCAGCTTGTTTTATCTTAGTTTTTTCTAATTCTTCTTCAATCTTTGAATAATCAGAAATTGTAAGATATGGCTCTGATTTCAGATATAGTCTAACTGTTTCTTTTTCTGATAATGTGTAATATGTGTCCAAATAACCATGATGACCCATTAAAGCATGGGCAAAATTCTCGCCTGAATTGTTGCTTACTATAGTGTAAAAGTACTCTCTGAGGGCATGAAAATGAACGATTTTTCTTCCATTTTTACCAATTTCGTTAAATTCAGGAATTTTCTTTAATTGCATGTAAAGGAGATTTTGTAGCAGATCAACAGATGCTCTTTGCTCATCTATTCCCTCTTTTCTGATATATTTCCCGATTGATGTTCTGCTGAAAATATTGACAATTTTTAGATGAGTATTTGATTGGTCTTCCTTCCAATCGAAATATCTTCTAAGATAATCCTTTAGAATTACAGTAGCTTCTGATGAAAGATATGTTTCTCTTTCCTCTCTTGTTTTTGTTATCTCTGCTCTAATTCTAATTTTGGTTGGTGTACAAGAAAAATCAATATCTGATAATCGCAGTCCAGCTATTTCACCAACACGCATTCCTGATGATAATGCAACTAAAAATGCAGTTTTTAGCTTTAACGAAAGAACACTCAAAATTCTAATTAAGATCTCTTTAGTCAATGGATCTTTTCTAATTCTCTGAATCTTTGGAAGTCTAACATATTGCTTACACTTTTCTGAATAGATCTCCATTCCTAAATGAATCAGGTAACCCTTTACAGCATGAAAGAACTGCTTGACAGAGTTTGGCTTTAGATTCGCCTTGTCTAGAAATATCAAATAGCCTTTTAGAACCTGATAGACATCTTCATTTCCTTTGGTTATTTGCTCACATAATTGAATTTCATCACAACTGTATCTTTCCCTAAGAAATTTCCTAAAGCCATTGGTATTGCTGATTATTGCACTTTTGTAACCACGTACGGTTGCATTGCTGTGTGATACCGAGTAACAAGAGTCTAAAAATTCCTCCAAAGCTTGTTCAGCATTTTTGTAGTTGACACGATTAGACATCAGACTATCTAGATAATCTGATTGTTAAAAAGCCCTAATCGTTATCTTTAGTGAATCTTGGAACTAACCCTAATTGATTGTGATCTCAATTTCCTTAGAATTGCTTTTAACATTTCCAGGTTCTGTATAGTCATGTTTTTGCCATGAGGCAAATACCTCAGCACCGATCTTATGCTTGCCTTTTCCTAACTCAGAAGCTTTAATGATAATTTTTTCATTAAAATCAAACAACTCTTGTCTTACCTCTTCTTCCGATAATCGAATAAATGGCTCAAAATTTTTGGCTACTTGAACCCATATTCTTCTATCTTTATGGGGATTAACCAATTTGGGATTTCGTGTCCAAAAAATTGCTGCCTTTCTATAAGTGTCAATAGTTTTACCGACCTCCTTTTTTCTAAATCCTCCAGAAGTCAGTTTTATGCCATATTTCATCTTAAATGACACATCATTGTTGTTATACGCTTTAGTCCAATTTGCCTCATTGAAGGCCTCTCTAATTCCCCCATCTACTTTAAAACTGACATTTACTTCAATGCTGTCGTTTAATGCGTATTCATCTTTGGTTTTCACCATGCCAATATCTGAAATCTTACTTTCTGTCATTCTGTCCGCTCATAATGATTTATATCCACAATAAGTGCTTTTTCCGAATACATGAATGCTCAAGTAATCAGTTCAGAACCTAAGGAAATTAGCCTTTCTATTACGGAAACTGATATAGGAATTTTATACATAATTCAACATGAGCTTTTAAAGGAATCAAATATTGATTTTGCAGGCGTTATTGTGAAACACCCTCTCACTAATGAGTGCTGGATGAGAATAAACTCAAACACAAAACCTTTGCAAGAAATCAAAAAAGCAACAGATTCTGCAATAAAAATGGCTAATGAATTTAAACAATTATTTAATTCAAAAATTAAGGTAAATTAGATGAAATTTTGCCCCAAATGTGAGGTCAAATTAAAAAAAAGCGATTCTGGTCTCCAATGTCCAAAATGCAATTATGTTGAAGGAAATGAAACTATGCAAACAAAAACTGTGGTTGAGGAAGAGGAATCACAATTCAACGTATTATCAGAAAATGAAGGAACTGAAACATTACCTACGATAAAAATTGAATGTGAAAAATGTGGTAACGATGAAGCAGTTTGGTGGATGTTACAAACTAGAAGTGCTGATGAACCTACAACTCAATTCTATCGATGTTCTAAATGCAGATACACTTGGCGTAATTACGCATAACGTTTAACTGGAACATAAAACCCAAAAGATTTAGTTTGACTTTCGAAGCAAAAACAAGCGGTTCAGATGATCTTAAAGCAATCATCTCAGCAATATCTACACTTGTAGAAGAAGCTACTTTTGTTGCAACAGCTGAAGGAATTACTTTTAGGGGAATGGATCCATCTCATGTAGCTTTAATAGATATTTCTTGGCCTAATTCTGCATTTGAAAAATATGAATGTGATAGTGATATAAAATTTGGAGTTAGAATAGATGAATTTTCTAAATTAATTAAAAGAGCCGATAAAAAAGATAGTATTGAAATTAGTATTTCTGAACAAAACATGTTACTTGTAACAGTTGGTAAAAATAAAAAAT
Coding sequences within:
- a CDS encoding restriction endonuclease subunit S gives rise to the protein MKKNNLPDGWIQTDIGSICLDSQYGWTTSANETGKIKFLRTTDITSGSINWKTVPYCKNNPDDLEKYLLKDGDIVISRAGSVGVSYLVESPPKAVFASYLIRFKPLINPKFFSYFLQSNQYWDSISEKKAGIALQNVNATKLKQILFPLAPLNEQKRIVTKIEVLFSKIDSVTILLNKIKLQLRRYEESLLNSAFEGTLTSNWRKNNPNLKSSFDLINEIQVMRNKQFEFEKDKNKQNKLKKTSQIYILGKHSQINSWMNVKLENLVYIAGRIGWRGLKADEYTTKGPLFLSAYNLTDGGLVDFNQVNHISKERYDESPEIQLQNNDILLIKDGSGIGKISIVKNLTQQATVNSSLLVIRSNEAFIPEFLFYFLYGPKLQNIVKERITGSAIPHLFQRDIKQFQLSLPPLEEQQMIVKIIENSLTNIRKTEEHISNELLKIRGLKMSILKQAFEGKLIPQDSNDESANVLLEKIKKKQNMIKN
- a CDS encoding tyrosine-type recombinase/integrase, translating into MSNRVNYKNAEQALEEFLDSCYSVSHSNATVRGYKSAIISNTNGFRKFLRERYSCDEIQLCEQITKGNEDVYQVLKGYLIFLDKANLKPNSVKQFFHAVKGYLIHLGMEIYSEKCKQYVRLPKIQRIRKDPLTKEILIRILSVLSLKLKTAFLVALSSGMRVGEIAGLRLSDIDFSCTPTKIRIRAEITKTREERETYLSSEATVILKDYLRRYFDWKEDQSNTHLKIVNIFSRTSIGKYIRKEGIDEQRASVDLLQNLLYMQLKKIPEFNEIGKNGRKIVHFHALREYFYTIVSNNSGENFAHALMGHHGYLDTYYTLSEKETVRLYLKSEPYLTISDYSKIEEELEKTKIKQAEIEETYSKLKSFLMQKDSSFEKFVELTT
- a CDS encoding RpoL/Rpb11 RNA polymerase subunit family protein — protein: MNAQVISSEPKEISLSITETDIGILYIIQHELLKESNIDFAGVIVKHPLTNECWMRINSNTKPLQEIKKATDSAIKMANEFKQLFNSKIKVN
- a CDS encoding transcription factor S, giving the protein MKFCPKCEVKLKKSDSGLQCPKCNYVEGNETMQTKTVVEEEESQFNVLSENEGTETLPTIKIECEKCGNDEAVWWMLQTRSADEPTTQFYRCSKCRYTWRNYA